The Cyanobacteria bacterium GSL.Bin1 nucleotide sequence CACTAAGAAATATGGAGGGATGAGATTTCCTGATTGCAATGCAAAAGAAGGCTTACTTTAACGACATCATCAAATGGAGCCGAGGGGCAACCCTCAGCTTAAATCAGTTTTTAGACGTTTTAAAAGAAACCGACCCCAGCAGCGATCGCGCAGGAAGAATGGGAAGAAGCCAAGGGAGTTGCCAGCCGAGGAATCGAAAAACTGACCGAGGCAACAACCCTTTCCACCACTGCCAAACACGCCATAAGAGGAATTGGGGGAATTAAAAAATTAGGGCTGATGACCGAAAAGCAAGAGACATGGCTGAAAAAAGAATTTATCAATCTCTATGAAAGTTATTTAAAAGTTCCTTACAAATTATTGGGAGAAGCAAGAAACGAGCCATTAACCCCTATCTCTGGTAGTGAAAAAATTGGGAGGCGGATGAATCAATGACAACTCGCGAACAGATTTTAAAAGTACTTAGCCCCTTTCCTTGCACTCGTGAGGAAATTATTGAGAGCTTTTATTTCACCCGTTCTATTACAGGAATTGAGAAAGAATTGTATGAATTGGAGTTGAAGGGAACGATTTATATGAACTGTTGTAACGAAAAGTAAATTTTAATAACAAATACTTGACTTTTGAGGGAGAGTAATTTGGCTTATCTCTGTAACTTGAGGGAAGTGAGGGCGCGTAGGTTGGAAGGCATCGCGCAGGAGACAGCACAAGACTCAGAAACTTTACAGAATGGGGAAAAGAGCGACTTTAACTGCCATTAGGAGGATATTCAAGAAAATGTTACTGCCAGAAACGGAAGTTCAACCAGCCTTAGAGCAAGCGCAAAGAGCCTTTCCCCGTTTTACTAACTGGAATTATATTAACCAAGCCAATGGAGACTATTTTGGGTTTACCATGTGGGGAGAATTGACGATCAAGCCTGATGAAACGATGCCTAGATACTTTTTTATCACGATCGATGCTCCTGAAAACCAATGGCGAGGAACCTTAACCATCGGACAACATTCTTATCTTTGGTCGAGTGCAGATGCCGGCGATGCTCACTTGCTAGGAACCGGTTATTGTGATTCTCTAGAAGCAGCAATTAGCCAATTGAAAGCAGAAATCGAAAGACTGTTTCAGGCAATTTTGGGGAATTAAAGAAGCGCGATTGGACTCCATTCATGCTTTACTTACCGTGCTAGATGGGCAGAAAAATTGGAGGTTTCTGTTGAATCCATTAGGCTGCGATCAATGCGAAATAAGTGGGCATCCTGTTCATCAACGGGACGCTTAACCTTTGATAGTTCTTGATTAGAGTTGCCTCCTCATTTACAAGACCACGCGATCATCCATGAACTCTTACACCTACAAATTCCGAATCATGGGAGATTATGGCAATGTTTAATGGAAGCCTATCTGGGAGACTATCAATCTTGTAAACGAGAGTTAAAGAAAATTGCGCGCGATCGCGTGAAGTTAAAGAACTAGGCTGACTCTAACTGTTTGTTTAAATATTCATTTTCGGGTGTTTCTCCAATCTCCCAACACTCAGTTCCAACCTTCTGCAGGTGATTCCCCGAAATTGGAAAATGCATTTCGAGAAGTGGAGGAATGGAAAAAGCACGTTGCAGTCTTTTTAATTGGGTTTGTGTTGCACCGCATTATTGTCGCCATTCGTAAAAAGCCTGAGTTAAGGCAGGACGAAATTTGGCTGACTTCGTTTTGGAACGCGTAGGTCGGAGACCGAGCCGTAGGCATCGTCAATCGCTTTGTTCCAGTTTAAGAAGTTTCAACCAACTTTACCAGTGAGCCGTATCAGAACCGCCTTTAATCGGACCAACGACACGAGACGTAACCCATCCCGCATAAAGACCTCCCGGTTGCGGTTTAGCGCGTTCATCTCCCAGAAAACAGGTGAGCTGTGCTGGATGAGGGGCAACCCAGCCTGCCAGTTGCTCAAAGCCCCGATTCAAATCCGTTAGAGGATTATCATAAGAAAACGCTCCCCATTTTGCCCTGAGTCCCCCTGCAACCACATCATATTGAGTAGCGACCCCTTTCCACTCACAGATAGAAAACTCACCATTCGTCACTAAGACATCCTCTCGCCAATCTTTAGGAGGAGCATAATAAACTGGCGCACCGGCAGTTTCGACAATCCTTTTGGCGCGACTGCTTTCCATCACTAGAGTGTCTCCGAGATAAGCGCGAATGGATGCTTCGGCAAGACGGATTTCTGGCGGGCGAGGGTAGTCCCAGACACTTTCTTGATTCGATCCCGGTATCTGGCGAACGAGATCAGGGGGCGGGAGTTTTTCCCATTTTGCTCTGGTGGCAAGCAGATGGGGCATCAGGGTTTTGATGTCTGGAGGGTTAGCCATAAGATGTTGAGAGAAATGGTTTCTACAATTTTTATTTCTTTGATTAATGAATTGCCATTTGCTGTCTGTCCACTTCAATCATCAACTCGTCCCCTTCCTTTAGTCCATCAATGGGACAGGTAATAATCTCCAGAATATCGGGAGCTTGAAAATGTTCGGGCTTAGTCTCAGGATGAGGATAGTAAATCAATCCATTTAATGGGTTATTGGAATCCGTCACAATTCGGCAATCAAAAAACGAGAAGTCTTCGGCAGGATTCTCAGGTGACCACTTCACGTTTTTAAAGGTGAATTTGGGAACTTTGACTTCATATTGGTGTGGAAAAATAGAGAGATTGATCGTGCCTAAATAGTAGTTATCGAGATTAAGTCCCCTTTCATGGAAAAATGGTTTTTGCAATTCCAGCGTCCCTTTCGGGAAGCGAGGATCGCCGGATTTTCCTGAGGCAACACCATATCCTCTCTGAACCTTGCCTTTGACTGAAATCCAATTTCCCATTCCCATGCCTGAGTTAGGTAGTCTTTACAATTTTACTATTATGGTTGTTCTTACGCATCAGAAGTGGATTCACGTTTTTTACCTTGAATGTTAGGAAGTGTTTACCCCATGGATTAATATCTATAAATCGTTGCTTTGAACAGCCACTAGCTCTTGATAACTCTTGATTAAACTAGAAAGTTGAGAAATTTCATCACTGACATCAGTATCTTCATCTTCGTTGAGTATAGTTTCATAAAATCTTTCCAGTAGCTGTTGATGCTTTTCAATCAACTGTTCATGCTTCGTTTGCCAAGATTGCTCTTTTGGTGAAGACATAAATCAATTTATAATTGCAAAAACATGATTATCCCTTTAAAAACTATCATTAACCCACCCACAACTCAGTCTCATGAACATTGTTATTGCTCATGACTTTAATGATTTCGCTCGGTGCATCATGATTCGTACACGGGTTTTTGTTATCGAACAAAATATTTGCGCTGAGATTGAAACCGATAAATGGGAAAATTCCTCCACTCATTACCTTGCGACTGATGGGGAAAAAGCTCTAGCAACAGCGCGATGGAGATTAATTGACAACCAAGCCGCTAAGATTGAACGGGTTGCCGTTTTGAAAGAAGCACGGGGTCAAGGGGTGGGAACGGCATTGATGCGCTACCTTCTCCAAGAGATTCATTCTCAGCCCAATATCCAAACCATTAAACTGGGCTCTCAAAATTCAGCCATTCCCTTTTATGAAAAACTGGGCTTTCAAGTCATCGGTAAAGAATACCTCGATGCTGGCATTCCCCATCACCTCATGGTTAAAAATAATTCTGATGTATGAATCGCGGTGCAATTATTGACCCAACGGGCTGCTATCGCTACTTGCTGTGGCGAGAATGGGAACCGAACACTTCTCGGATTACCTTTATCATGCTCAATCCCAGTCGCGCCGATGCCACGGTTGATGACCCCACGATTCGCCGTTGTTTGGGGTTTGCTCAAGATTGGGGATATGGTTCCTTAGCCGTGGTTAATCTTTTTGCTTACCGCACCTTTAATCCGACTATTTTGAAAGAAGTCAGTGACCCGATTGGACCCGAAAATGATCAATATCTTCAAGAAACCATTCAACAGGGACACTTAACGGTTATCGCTTGGGGAAATCGAGGCAATTTGAATCATCGCTCGCAAGAAGTGATGAAGTGGCTCACTGAGTTGGACTTCCTTTACTGTCTAGGGATTACCCAGTGTGGTTTTCCTCGCCATCCTCTTTATCTGAAAAAAGACACGCCATTGATGCGCTATTCCCCTTAAAGTCAGAGGTCTTGGAAGATTAACCACTATCATTTAAGCTAAAAGTAAAGATAACTGCTCTACTTTTTACTTTTTAATCATGGCTGATTCGGAACTGGTGGAGGGGATACTGATCCCCTCAACACAATCCAAACCCCCTCTCTCAACATTGGAGCCAGAAGAAAAATGTTCCTTTACCTCTGATGACCAGGTGGTACAAGATTGGTTAGCAGATAAGAGTGCGCATACGCAGAAGAGTTACTTTGCTACGCTACAGCAGTTTTTGGGCTTGATTGGCGGGAAACCGTTACGCGCTGTTGCCAAGTCTGATATCAGAATGTTTTTGGATTATTGTTTGCATGAACGAGCAAATTCGTCCGATACGGTGAACAAGAAGTTAGCAGCCCTGAAGTCTTTGTTTCGTCACTGTGTTTCGGAGTATTATCGCGACTTTAATCCGGCTAAGATGCACCCACTCTGGCTGTAATTGGAGTATTCGGCTAGGATCAATTAATTTAAGTTAGAAAAAACAGTTTGAGTTGATTAAAGGTTGAAATAATTATAATCCCTGGTTCTCCATCAAACCCATTAACTTGCGTTTGCGACCATGAGTTTTCACCAGTTGTTCTCGGTACTGGAGCCATTCCGATTCTTGGTTAATTGCCAAATAAGTAGCGTGGACTCGTTTTAACCACTGCACAGCAGCTTCGTATGATTTAGCGTCAGAACGTTCAATAATGGATTCAGCACGGGCTTTGGCACTATCAATGATCCATTGGCTATGACTTTCGAGAACCTGATCCATTACTTTGAAAATGAGTTGCGTATGGTAACTGGATAAATGACTCACGATCGCGATCGCGTCCTCGATCAACCCTTCTTTTAAGAAAATATTGACCTTTGCCGTTTCTGCTCTCCAACTATCGGTTTCTCGGAGGGATTGTAATAATTCTGTTCTCAAGTCTGACCAATTGTGAGCTAAGGCTTCGAGCCTTTCATAGTCGGAGAAAGACGGTTCCATTTTGAAGGCAATGATCTTTGCTTCTAAAGCAGCCTCAGAATCGCCTATGGTTTCTGCGAGCTTGCTGGTCCAAATGGCAAATCCAGAATCTCGGACTAAGAAGTCGTTATCTTGAGGATCGAAACACAATTCCAGTCCCAATTGGGCAATGATTAGGGCTTGTGATTGATATTCTTTTTCCCATAAGGTTTCCGCTAAGGCTTTGGCTTCTAGGAAAGAATTGATCGCAGTGGGAGCAAGGGCCATCACTTGTTCAACTCGTCCCAACCGAGCCAGCATGATTAAGTAGTCTTCAATTTGTCCTTCCGCTTTGGCTAAACGAAGATATTCTTCATAACGTTCTTGCCGTTCGAGAATTTTTAGACGCACTCGGCTCAAGTCTTCTGCCCACTCAGGGGGTTCACCTCGCCAAGGTCGTTGTTCTGGCGTTTCCCCGGATAGCACCTTTAATAAGGGAGGATAATCCCAGCCTTGGCGTAAGGCTTCCAGAGCCATTGCAAAACTGCCCCATTCCTCTTGCCACATTTCTATTGCTTCTTGCCACAGTAAAACTTCCTCTTCCATGAAGTCTTCACTTAAAATCGCTTCGGTACAAGCGCGATCAAAATCAATGTCTATATCTTCGGGTTCTAAGCCATAGTCAGAAACCACGTCCCAATTTTCAAAACATCCTTCGATAATTCCCTGTAAAATCATTAAAGCATTGTTGCCATCTCCGCGTTCGGCAAATGTCATCGCTTCATCAATGAGCCGAGACAATCTCAACTCAACGTCATTGTCGTCCCAACCATTTTCCCAAGCGAGGACAGTATCGTGCAGAATTTGTTCCACTCGTCGCTTAAAGGGAGCGGAATCAACCGTTGTTCGCTTCGGTTGGGCTTTGCTTGATTTTGACTCTGTGGGGGCTGGCGTTGCTGTAAATAAACGACTGACCTGAAAATCAATCTCTTCGATCAGGGTCGGATCGTTTTCCACCAGTGCTTGAATCAAATTTTGGGTTTGGACAAGATTCAATTGATCGAGTAATTCATTGAGACTCGGGCGTTCTTGAATCTCCTCAGGCTGATTTAAACAAAACAGAAGTGTCGCGACAATATGTTTGCACCACCCTTCAAAGCTATAGGCACAAGTGCAGGTGGTGTGGGTGATTCCGTGGTCGTCAAAAGTGATTGTAATGTGATAAGGGTCGATTTCATTCCCTTCTACTTGACTAGAAATGGTCTGCTTGCGCTGTGTTACGGAGAAGACGGCTCCCGTGTGAAAATAATCTTGACCGCGCTCTAAAGACTGAGGTCTGGTATTTTCCTCAATGACAGCATACGTTAAGTTCGGAATCACCATACTTGTTCAATTTGTCACCTTGTTTGATTTTAGCTGAGGAAACCTAGGGGTAAGGTGTTTTCTTTTTTATCTAACTCGCGCTATTCCATGTTTGAAGATTCGGTAACGTACAAGAATTTAATAACTAGAAAGTGATGGGTTTGAAAAGCTCTAACTTAGACTTGGTAGGAGTTAGCTTAACTCCAGAAACTGGACTAAATTTGGACTACCTGTTCCAAAAAACCTAGGCAAAGCTCCCTTTTAGAGAGTTTGATTGACAAACAGCAGGAAGTCTAAAAAAGTTCATGCCTGAGAAATCCGCAGTGATCGTCAAAATAAGCTTTTAACCCCCAGCTTTCTGGAGGCTTCCGAATGTCCTCAAATAGTCCAAATTTAGTCCAAGTGTTAGTCCAAAATGATAAAAAATGAGATTAGCAAAGGCTGGAATGCTTATATGGAAGAATTTTTAAGAAGCGGGTAAGGGGACTCGAACCCCTGACATTCACCTTGGGAAGGTGACGTTCTACCACTGAACTATACCCGCGCTAGATGACTATTATAGAAGATTTTCTCGTGACTGGAAAGCATTGTTGTTTACCCTGAAAAGTGGCGCACAAAATGACAGTTTAGTATCTATTTTGTCATAAATCTTAGTATCAACAGGTCTAGAATAGAGCATAATCGCCCTCAGGAGGATAAACAATGGGTTTAGCCAAAGGTGTTGAAATTTATGCTTTAGAGTCTATTCAAGGGGGAATGTCACAGTTTTATACTCCCCAAGCCAGCAACGAAACAATGCTGGTTGAAATTCCAGCCAATAGTGTTGATGATTTGTTTGTCCATCATTTCCAAACTGATCAGTTATTAGTGGTACGGGGCAGTTTTATTCTTGTCGTGTTGCAAAATCGTCGCTATGAATACATTCATTTGCGCGATCGCTGCCCCCAAGTCGTCAAAATTCCGCCCGGGATTCCTCACACCTCAATTAATCCCTATCCGGAAAACTGTCTTCTAGTCAATGCAGTACTTAGACATGGCTCACCTCATCCCAAAGATTATCAGCCCTTACCCCCCCCTTTTCCCTATAACTTTGATTGGGTAGAAAAGCAACTCTGCAAAGTCTAGTCAAAACTGATATATTCTTCAAGATAAGGGAGTTACAAGTGCCTCACTTCAGCTTCGCGGCAGTGACGATTGGTTAAAATACCTTAAAATTAAAGCACTGTAGACAGTTTATGTCTCAACATTAACTTTGAGTATGCCCTTACTGATTTTGGTTGCTGAGGATGATCCCGGGATTCAACTCGCCGTACAAGACTACTTAGAACTCTTAGGTTATAGAGTGGTTACTGCCAAAAATGGTGATGAGGCATTACGGCAACTGGAAACCTATCATCCTCATCTGATTGTTGCCGATATCAAAATGCCAAAAAAAGATGGGTTTGAACTGATTCATCAAGTTCGCGAACGTCCAGAATTCCGGCTCTTACCGGTAATTTTTCTAACGCAACGGGGAACGACTGCTGATCGCATTCGGGGGTATCAAGCCGGTTGTGATGTTTATCTCCCCAAACCCTTTGAAATGGAAGAATTGGGAGCAGTGATTCGGAATTTATTAGCGCGATCGCAGATGACCCAATCGGAACAAGCGTTTAGTCCGCAAGCCAATTCCCTGTCGTTCCCTGAGCACGAAGATGGAAGAGAAGACTTTCATTTTACTCAACGGGAGACAGATGTTTTAGAACTCCTCACCCAAGGCTTATCCAACACTGAAATGGGGCAAAAATTACATCTCAGTCCCCGGACTGTGGAAAAATATGTCAGTAGTCTCTTACGCAAAACTGACACCAATAATCGTGCGGAATTAGTCAGCTTTGCGCTCAAACATCATCTGATTTGATAGAATGACTGGACCTATAATTTATCAATATGCTCCCCGAGAAAAGGGGACCTTGATTAAACGCTATAAACGCTTTCTCGCTGATATTGAACTTGACTCAGGAGACGTCATTACTGCCCATTGTCCAAACACGGGTCCCATGACAGGAGTTTGTACACCCGGTAGCCTAGTGCTGGTTTCTTATAGCGATAATCCGAAGCGAAAACATGCCTACACCTGGGAAGCCATTCAAGTGAACGATACGATTCCGACTTGGGTGGGCATTAATACAAATTTACCGAATCGGGTGATTAAATATGCCTTAGAACATCATCTGTTACCCGATCTCGCCCATTGTTATCAAAGGGTACAACCAGAAGTCCGCTATGGCAAAGACAATCAAAGTCGGATTGATTTTTTATTAACAGGGAAGGAACAAGCCCCCATTTATTTAGAAGTGAAAAATGTCACGTGGGCAAAAGAAAAGCAAGCGTTGTTTCCTGATACCGTCACCACTCGGGGTCAAAAGCATTTACGAGAATTGATGGCACTACCCCCTAACGCTCATGCGGTTATGTTGTATTTTATTAATCGCGGGGATTGTACTGATTTCAGTGCCGGTGAAACCGCTGACCCGAAATATGCTGAACTGTTAACAGATGCAATGAAAAAAGGGGTGAAAGTGCTCCCCTATCGCTTTGAAAATACGGTTGAGGGCATTAAATTTTTAGGAAAAGCAGAGATGATTCGTCATTAGTCATTGGTGATTGGTCATTAGTTCTTTGTTACTCATTAGCCACTGGTTACTGGTCAATGGGAATCAACTATCTGGTTCAGAAATCAACCCTTGAAAAATGGTAAAATCTGGCTACCGAATTTTTGAGAATTAACGATGTTTATAAAATCAATGCTTAAACGATTGCTTGCTTTTAGTTTAGTGGTGATGATCACTGTTGTGGGTTTAGCTGGCTGTAGTGGCGCTGATACCGGCTTAACTGGAAATTATCGCCAAGATACCCTGACCGTTTTAGAAACGTTACGGACGACTCTCGAAATTCCCGTTGATGACCCCAACCGAGAAGAAATCCGAGAGAAAGCGCGTGAGCAACTGAATGATTATGCCGCTCGTTATCGTCGCAACGAACAAGTGGCTGGCCTCCGTTCTTTTACCACAATGCAAACGGCTCTCAATGCCTTAGCCAACTATTATACTTCGGCTTATGCCACACGGCCAATTCCCCAAAAAGTCAAAGATCGCGTCTCTCAAGAGTTTGCGCAAGTGGAACGGGCATTACGCCGGGAAGAAACCTAGGATTGAGTTTTTACCAAAAAGTCTCGTTGATATACTGTACTATGCAGGGCGTTTGAGGGGAAAGTTTGTTGGTAAAGTTACACTTTCGTTATTTCTAAGGGGATGACTTGATATGTCGAATCCGTTTAATTCCTTGAAGTCCCTGCATAGCTTACTTCGATTTCTAATCTTGGCAATTTTAACAACGAGTTTACTGGTGGGAATAACGGGGAGTTTATCCCCAGTGACGGCTGCTCAAAGTAATAACTATTGTCGATTTAACGATCGCGCGATCGCGCAGAAAGATCAGCTTCGCAACCAGGTATTTAACGGTGATACGAACGCCGAACCAGAGTATCAAAGTTTAATTCAACGCCACGGCGAACAACTGGTAGAGTGTCGAAACCGAACTTGGCCCCAAACCCAAGCGATTTGGCTAAGACTCTATCCCTGCGATACCTTACCGGGAAGAGTGGAAGAAATCTTAGATCATATTGTTGATTCCGGGTATAACGAAGTTTATGTAGAAGTTTTTTATAGCGGGCAAGTGTTGCTGCCAGCGAGCGAAAATAACACCCCTTGGGATTCTGTTTTGCGTTCGCCATCAGTTAGTGATAAAGACTTACTAGCAGAGGTAATTGCCAAAGGGCATGAACGTAACTTAAAAGTCTATGCTTGGCTGTTTAGTTTGAACTTTGGTTATGCTTATGCTCAACGTCCGGATCGGGAACAAGTTTTAGCTCGCAATGGCTATGGCAGAACGAATTTGTCTGATAGTGGAGAAGACGCCAAAGCCTTTGTTGATCCGTATAATCAACAAGCCAGACAAGACTATCTACAAATGCTCTCGCAGGTTTTAAAGCGGGAACCGGATGGTGTTTTATTTGACTATATTCGTTATCCGCGCAGCACCGGCACTAAATCGGTTGTTACCGATGTCAAAAATCTTTGGATCTATAGCGATGCGGCGTTCAACACCCTTCTGAATCGGGCTTTAAATGAAAAAGGACGGTTTTTGATTCGACGTTTTATTGAGAACGGTTATATTACCCGTAATGATGTCGAGAGAGTCACTGAGATGGAACCGAAAGGAAAACCACCATTGTGGCAAGGGCGCAAAGTGAAAGCAACGGAAGCGAAAATGACCTTGGAAGGTCGCCAAACGCTCCTGCAAGAACAATTATGGTACTTGAGTGTGGCTCATGCAGCGCAAGGAGTCATCGACTTTCTTTCCTTGGCGGCTGATTTGGTTCAAGGGCAAAATATTCCCAGTGGAGCGGTCTTTTTCCCGGATGCTAATCGGGTGGTCGGAGAACAAGGGTTTGATTCTCGCTTACAGCCGTGGACAAGATTTAATGATGTTGGACAATGGCATCCGATGTCCTACGCGGTGTGTGGTCGTGCCAGTTGTATTGTCGATTTGGTGCAACGAACCATGAGTGTTGCTGATTCTGAGTTGGAAGTTGTTCCAGCCTTGGCAGGGCTTTGGGGAAGAAACTATAAAGATCGTCCTCCGCTAGAAATGCAAATGGAAGCCATTCGGCGGAAAGTTCCCCGAGTTGCGGGTGTCAGTCATTTTGCGTATTCTTGGCAATTTCCAGAGCGCGATCGCGATCGTAAATTCTGTTCTTTGGGAGATAATTGATCCTGTCTTCATTGCTATCGGTTTTCTTATGAAAAGACCCATTGCGCTTTTTCTGGCTGGTTGCCTCACTGCTTGTAATCCCTCAGCTCAAGACGGCAAAGTGAGGGGGGACATTGAGGATTGCCCGGATCCGCCAGAAGAAGCGGTTTCCCTTGTCTCTCCTACCCAACAAGATATTCCCAACCCTTTTGATTTCTTGACAGAAGAGATTACTGCAAACGACGATTGGATTCGCTTTCAAAGCGAGAACTATGATTTTGTCTATTGTCGGGGCAATGAGAAATGGACCGTGCAACCGGGCACGTATCAACCGGCAGAGGAACCGGTGGTGGGAGAGGAGTTTTATGAACAACTTGCTAATCCGTCCTATCAAAGTGTTGACTTTCAGGGGAAAACCTATCAATATCGAACGCGCCTTGAACCCAATCCTTTTGCAGAAAACGCACAGTATCAAGAAGCTGAGCGGGTGCTGTTTGAAATCCTGCCGCCGGATCAAGACACACCGCTGGTACAGGAACTGTACACCCGAGAAGAGGTAAAAAATGCCAATTTGGGATTTAGTTTGGCTTACCCGGAAGCGTTGAAGGCTATTCCCTGGCGCGATCGGCTACTCTGGTCAATTACTGCCCCGCAAGGAGAAGGTTTTACGGGTCTGGCGACGCTTTTCACTTATCATCCTGAGACAGAAGAAATTGAAATCATCCAACCTGAAGCGATCAAAGGGCAAATCATTACTGATCTTGCTGTTTCTGAACAAAATCCGAACCTGCTTTGGTTGACCACCCAAACTTCAGGAGAAGGAAACCCTTACTTACCCGGGATGGGGCTCGTTCGTTACGATACTCAAAATCAGACGGTTACCAGCTATCATGTCCGGAATAGTCCTTTGGTCGGTGCCATTCCCACGCAACTTTGGATCGAAGGAAAAGCGCTTTGGGTGGGAACCGGTAATGGCATTTGTCAAGTACAATGGCAAACGGTTGAGAATCCCGAGAGTTGGTCTTGCTGGCGGTATGCTGTCTTCGCTGAACCTCCCGAAAATATTGCTCTGTTCGCCACCTCCAGCGCCGAAACAGAAGCGACGACCTTAGAACCCACTGCACCACTAGAAATCCTCTGGCAGAGTCCCCTCTTTGCTTCCAAACAACGCTATGAAGTTCGCTATGAGGAGGGATTTGTGATTACAGTAGAAGAAGGAAAAACCAGCTGGTCAGACAGAAATTGGGAAGTTCCTGCCTATTTTGCTCCCATTGATTGGCCAGGACGAGAATGGCATTGGAACGGCGATCATTTCCAACGGGGCTTTGATGAAGTTGCTTTTAATTTTGTCGGTGGGGGTCCCACCGGGGTAGGTACCACATTTAACTATGCAGATGGATTACCGGCGAATACGCATCATGCCTTGCGCGGAGATTTGACCTTACTAGAACTCACAGAAACGCAAACTAAAGTTCGCCATTACTCCGGTTGGGTGGCGCAAGAGAACTTATCTCCCTATGTCACCATTTTGCCAGTGGAACCGAGTCAAAATCCACAGCCCAATCCTTTAGCAGAAAAGTAAGACTTGCTACCGCTAGTGCCCAGACTTCATGCTAAGTTAAGCGCCATCTTTATCGAAATATAATCTATGGCGCGTACCTTTGTTGGCAAGCTGAAAACTCTCTGGCGTTATCCGGTTAAGTCGATGCAAGGAGAGGTCTTGGAAACGTCCGAGATTGGAACAAAAGGGTTATTAGGCGATCGCGCTTATGCACTTTGGGATGTGGCAACCGATCGCGTTGCTAGTGCGAAGAATCCTAAGCAATGGTCAGCACTGCTCAATTGCCATGCCACACTGGCGCAGACTCCTGAAACCTATCAACCGCTGCCTCCGGTTCACATTGCCCTCGGGAATGGACTTCACCTCACCAGCGAACAATCGGATCTCAATACTCACCTTTCTGACTGGATGGGTCGTGAAGTGAAGTTTCTCACTGCCGCACCGGAAACGCCGACTCTCGATCAATATTGGCCCGATGTGGCAGGGACTGCTCATCGAGATACGGTTACTCAACTGTTTATGCCGCCAGGGACCTTCTTTGATTCTTGTCCAATTCACGCTTTAACCACAGCCACCCTAAGGGCACTGGAAAATCTTTATCCCACCGGAAATTTTGCACCGCGCCGCTTTCGTCCCAATTTACTGATTGAAACCGAATCTCACTCCACAGGATTTATTGAAAATGATTGGGTGGGGCAAACCATTACCATTGGTGAAGAGGTGACACTTCAGGTGGATACGGCTTGTCCCCGTTGTGTTGTCACTACTTTAGCACAAGGGGAATTACCGCAAGATTTAGACATTTTGAAAACAACGGCTCAACATAATAATGTGATTGCTGGCATTCGTTT carries:
- a CDS encoding DUF427 domain-containing protein yields the protein MANPPDIKTLMPHLLATRAKWEKLPPPDLVRQIPGSNQESVWDYPRPPEIRLAEASIRAYLGDTLVMESSRAKRIVETAGAPVYYAPPKDWREDVLVTNGEFSICEWKGVATQYDVVAGGLRAKWGAFSYDNPLTDLNRGFEQLAGWVAPHPAQLTCFLGDERAKPQPGGLYAGWVTSRVVGPIKGGSDTAHW
- a CDS encoding GNAT family N-acetyltransferase — encoded protein: MNIVIAHDFNDFARCIMIRTRVFVIEQNICAEIETDKWENSSTHYLATDGEKALATARWRLIDNQAAKIERVAVLKEARGQGVGTALMRYLLQEIHSQPNIQTIKLGSQNSAIPFYEKLGFQVIGKEYLDAGIPHHLMVKNNSDV
- a CDS encoding DUF1643 domain-containing protein, with product MNRGAIIDPTGCYRYLLWREWEPNTSRITFIMLNPSRADATVDDPTIRRCLGFAQDWGYGSLAVVNLFAYRTFNPTILKEVSDPIGPENDQYLQETIQQGHLTVIAWGNRGNLNHRSQEVMKWLTELDFLYCLGITQCGFPRHPLYLKKDTPLMRYSP
- a CDS encoding site-specific integrase, producing the protein MADSELVEGILIPSTQSKPPLSTLEPEEKCSFTSDDQVVQDWLADKSAHTQKSYFATLQQFLGLIGGKPLRAVAKSDIRMFLDYCLHERANSSDTVNKKLAALKSLFRHCVSEYYRDFNPAKMHPLWL
- a CDS encoding SWIM zinc finger domain-containing protein translates to MVIPNLTYAVIEENTRPQSLERGQDYFHTGAVFSVTQRKQTISSQVEGNEIDPYHITITFDDHGITHTTCTCAYSFEGWCKHIVATLLFCLNQPEEIQERPSLNELLDQLNLVQTQNLIQALVENDPTLIEEIDFQVSRLFTATPAPTESKSSKAQPKRTTVDSAPFKRRVEQILHDTVLAWENGWDDNDVELRLSRLIDEAMTFAERGDGNNALMILQGIIEGCFENWDVVSDYGLEPEDIDIDFDRACTEAILSEDFMEEEVLLWQEAIEMWQEEWGSFAMALEALRQGWDYPPLLKVLSGETPEQRPWRGEPPEWAEDLSRVRLKILERQERYEEYLRLAKAEGQIEDYLIMLARLGRVEQVMALAPTAINSFLEAKALAETLWEKEYQSQALIIAQLGLELCFDPQDNDFLVRDSGFAIWTSKLAETIGDSEAALEAKIIAFKMEPSFSDYERLEALAHNWSDLRTELLQSLRETDSWRAETAKVNIFLKEGLIEDAIAIVSHLSSYHTQLIFKVMDQVLESHSQWIIDSAKARAESIIERSDAKSYEAAVQWLKRVHATYLAINQESEWLQYREQLVKTHGRKRKLMGLMENQGL
- a CDS encoding dTDP-4-dehydrorhamnose 3,5-epimerase, with translation MGLAKGVEIYALESIQGGMSQFYTPQASNETMLVEIPANSVDDLFVHHFQTDQLLVVRGSFILVVLQNRRYEYIHLRDRCPQVVKIPPGIPHTSINPYPENCLLVNAVLRHGSPHPKDYQPLPPPFPYNFDWVEKQLCKV
- a CDS encoding response regulator, with the translated sequence MPLLILVAEDDPGIQLAVQDYLELLGYRVVTAKNGDEALRQLETYHPHLIVADIKMPKKDGFELIHQVRERPEFRLLPVIFLTQRGTTADRIRGYQAGCDVYLPKPFEMEELGAVIRNLLARSQMTQSEQAFSPQANSLSFPEHEDGREDFHFTQRETDVLELLTQGLSNTEMGQKLHLSPRTVEKYVSSLLRKTDTNNRAELVSFALKHHLI
- the sfsA gene encoding DNA/RNA nuclease SfsA is translated as MTGPIIYQYAPREKGTLIKRYKRFLADIELDSGDVITAHCPNTGPMTGVCTPGSLVLVSYSDNPKRKHAYTWEAIQVNDTIPTWVGINTNLPNRVIKYALEHHLLPDLAHCYQRVQPEVRYGKDNQSRIDFLLTGKEQAPIYLEVKNVTWAKEKQALFPDTVTTRGQKHLRELMALPPNAHAVMLYFINRGDCTDFSAGETADPKYAELLTDAMKKGVKVLPYRFENTVEGIKFLGKAEMIRH